A part of Mycolicibacterium sp. TUM20985 genomic DNA contains:
- the idi gene encoding isopentenyl-diphosphate Delta-isomerase: MSLNTVTNDELVVLLDDAGQRIGTAPKSEIHDGSTPLHFAFSCYLFDDAGRVLLTRRALDKRAFPGVWTNSFCGHPAPEEPVEEAVVRRARKELGVDIVDLSCVLPDFRYRAADAHGVVENEVCPVFSARAAGPVDADPAEVMDSTWVPWDQLRSAVRIPWAISPWAVEQVPLLDAAGITR, translated from the coding sequence ATGTCCCTGAACACAGTCACCAACGATGAGTTGGTCGTCCTCCTCGACGACGCAGGTCAGAGGATCGGGACGGCCCCCAAGTCGGAGATTCACGACGGCTCGACCCCGCTGCACTTCGCCTTCTCGTGCTACCTGTTCGACGATGCCGGCCGGGTGCTGCTGACCCGGCGCGCACTGGACAAGCGGGCCTTCCCCGGCGTGTGGACCAATTCGTTCTGCGGCCATCCCGCACCCGAGGAACCCGTGGAGGAGGCGGTCGTGCGTCGGGCCCGCAAGGAATTGGGCGTCGACATCGTCGACCTGTCCTGCGTGCTGCCCGATTTCCGCTATCGGGCGGCCGATGCGCACGGCGTCGTGGAGAACGAAGTGTGCCCGGTGTTCTCCGCGCGCGCCGCGGGACCGGTGGACGCCGACCCCGCGGAGGTCATGGACTCCACCTGGGTGCCGTGGGATCAGCTGCGCAGCGCCGTCCGAATCCCGTGGGCGATCAGTCCGTGGGCGGTCGAACAGGTTCCCCTACTGGATGCCGCGGGCATCACCCGATAG
- a CDS encoding sensor domain-containing phosphodiesterase, with translation MSAATTGRGLTAVFQPIVSLPDEVVIGYEALSRWTGSIASDPTAVFDRARANGRLQALDQLCIDTAIDTAAGHLLGTGAMLSINCEASTTYHGRSADEVKDRSGNQLAVMFEFTERGLLAHPRALLRKVVELRDRGFLISLDDVGAHPDSLALLDVVRPDVVKLDLRLVQAQPRYTQARTLAAVLAHEERTGAIILAEGIENDEHLEQALALGASLGQGYRFGHPEPLMRTAPGASSWSAPPQRCDVDPGSPFDLVAARTPVRTARKATLTAFSRQIESTVKHATETPLVFTALQDVSNYTGVTARRYRQLAGSCPLVAVFGRQMPVDLGHGVRGVHLAPEDPLCQEWTVLALGAHTSVALIARERLVDGEDVNSDADRRFDFVMTHDRSLVTRAARNLLVRIP, from the coding sequence ATGTCCGCCGCGACGACGGGGCGCGGGCTCACGGCGGTCTTCCAACCCATCGTCTCGCTACCGGACGAAGTCGTCATCGGTTATGAAGCGCTCTCGCGCTGGACCGGTTCCATCGCCAGCGACCCCACCGCCGTCTTCGACAGGGCCCGGGCCAACGGCCGCCTCCAGGCGCTCGACCAACTCTGCATCGACACCGCCATCGACACGGCCGCCGGCCACCTGCTCGGCACCGGAGCCATGTTGTCGATCAACTGCGAGGCGTCGACGACCTATCACGGCCGGTCGGCCGACGAGGTCAAGGACCGCTCAGGCAACCAACTCGCCGTGATGTTCGAATTCACCGAACGTGGTCTACTCGCCCACCCCCGCGCCCTCCTGCGCAAGGTCGTCGAACTCCGAGACCGGGGTTTCCTCATCTCCCTGGACGACGTTGGAGCCCATCCCGACTCCCTGGCGCTGCTCGACGTCGTTCGCCCCGACGTCGTCAAACTGGATCTGCGGCTGGTGCAGGCCCAACCGCGCTACACCCAGGCCCGCACGCTGGCCGCGGTGCTCGCACACGAAGAACGAACGGGCGCCATCATTCTCGCCGAGGGCATCGAGAACGACGAGCACCTCGAGCAGGCCTTGGCCCTGGGCGCCAGCCTCGGTCAGGGATACCGCTTCGGCCACCCGGAACCGCTGATGCGCACGGCCCCAGGAGCATCGTCGTGGAGTGCGCCCCCGCAACGATGCGACGTCGACCCAGGCTCGCCGTTCGATCTGGTCGCAGCCAGGACCCCGGTCCGGACTGCCCGCAAGGCCACGCTGACGGCCTTCTCGCGCCAGATCGAGAGCACGGTGAAGCACGCCACCGAGACACCCCTCGTGTTCACCGCACTCCAGGACGTAAGCAACTACACGGGAGTCACCGCTCGCCGCTATCGGCAGCTGGCCGGCAGCTGCCCGCTGGTCGCGGTGTTCGGCCGTCAGATGCCGGTCGACCTCGGCCACGGCGTCCGCGGGGTCCACCTCGCCCCCGAGGATCCGCTGTGCCAGGAGTGGACGGTCCTCGCCCTTGGCGCTCACACCTCCGTCGCGCTGATCGCGCGGGAGCGCCTCGTCGACGGCGAGGACGTGAACTCGGACGCCGATCGACGGTTCGACTTCGTGATGACACACGACCGCAGCCTGGTCACCCGAGCGGCCCGCAACCTGCTCGTACGTATTCCCTAG
- a CDS encoding acyl-CoA dehydrogenase family protein, which produces MDVGLNRAQREWVDEIRAFLYDNVSPALEAEFAEHGLELLGGEVSAFRRRVGEKGWFGVSWPTEYGGLGLDAMHQHLLMREFEYRGVPGPDLTVTSVAPMIIRHGTEQNKQEFLAPIAKGEIICAVGYSEPDAGTDLASLRTRAVRDGDYWVINGSKIWNSGAQRSTHEWLCVRTDPDAPRHRGISVIIVPLDCPGIEVRPLTAWSGYRTNEVFFRDVRVPAANLIGQENRGWTYITGALDLERGALTNAGDLRRALDDLQRLARQPRRDGSVPTDTPAFGRRLAQAEADVDVAMLMGLEAAALLDTGVIPTVEVSVEKIFTSELRQRIADLAIDLLGPDGLLVHRTAGAPADGVFERLYRAAPLMRFGGGANEVLRDVIAQRGHGMPSYGR; this is translated from the coding sequence GTGGACGTCGGCCTGAACCGTGCTCAACGCGAGTGGGTCGACGAGATCCGGGCCTTCCTGTACGACAACGTGTCTCCGGCGCTCGAGGCCGAGTTCGCCGAACATGGCCTCGAGCTCCTCGGCGGCGAGGTGTCGGCATTCCGGCGCCGGGTGGGCGAGAAGGGCTGGTTCGGGGTCAGCTGGCCGACCGAGTACGGCGGGCTCGGGCTGGACGCCATGCACCAGCATCTGTTGATGCGGGAGTTCGAGTATCGCGGTGTGCCCGGGCCCGATCTCACGGTCACGTCGGTGGCGCCGATGATCATCCGGCACGGCACCGAGCAGAACAAGCAGGAGTTCCTGGCGCCGATCGCCAAGGGCGAGATCATTTGTGCCGTCGGCTATTCCGAGCCCGACGCAGGAACCGATCTCGCTAGCCTGCGCACCCGCGCGGTGCGCGACGGCGATTACTGGGTCATCAACGGGTCGAAGATCTGGAACAGCGGCGCTCAGCGCAGCACGCACGAATGGCTGTGCGTGCGCACCGATCCCGATGCCCCCCGGCACCGCGGCATCTCGGTGATCATCGTGCCACTGGACTGCCCGGGCATCGAGGTTCGGCCGTTGACGGCGTGGTCCGGCTACCGCACCAACGAGGTGTTCTTCCGCGATGTGCGGGTGCCCGCGGCGAACCTGATCGGCCAGGAGAATCGTGGGTGGACCTACATCACCGGCGCACTGGACCTGGAACGCGGTGCGCTGACCAACGCCGGTGACCTACGGCGAGCGCTCGACGATCTGCAGCGGCTGGCGCGGCAACCGCGGCGCGACGGCTCGGTGCCGACGGACACCCCGGCGTTCGGGCGTCGTCTGGCGCAGGCGGAGGCCGACGTCGACGTGGCGATGCTGATGGGGCTGGAGGCCGCCGCCCTACTGGACACCGGCGTGATCCCCACCGTGGAGGTGAGCGTCGAGAAGATCTTCACCAGCGAACTGCGGCAACGCATCGCCGATCTCGCCATCGACCTGCTCGGGCCCGATGGCCTGCTGGTCCACCGCACCGCGGGCGCCCCTGCCGACGGCGTCTTCGAACGCCTCTACCGGGCTGCGCCGCTGATGCGCTTCGGAGGCGGCGCCAACGAGGTACTGCGCGACGTCATCGCCCAGCGGGGGCATGGCATGCCCTCCTACGGACGTTGA
- a CDS encoding acyl-CoA dehydrogenase family protein → MRLIPHDDEREFTSMLRRLLSTTAESARWAALADAGVLGLSLPERYGGSGATLADLGAFSVEAGRHLCPTIVHGTIHAGLVVEALGTDDQRGTLLPELSSGKLSATTALWSPVDAGIVAPVLEARRRGDAWTLHGAVDFVLDAEMADRVVVSGRDATSGRTSVFVVPRESAGLRAETLTLMGARGAARLCFDGVTVDDGHTMAGHGSEVTDERLQRLADTATVLLCLDLVGTSEAALQRTVDHTVMRRQFGRPIASFQAAQHLVANMHIAVAAARLAAWAALSALEEGHPARRQTAVARMHAATAAKSVTLDAHQLHGGIGYVVDTDLHLYSERARVLSTLGGGADIAASWLEDVIT, encoded by the coding sequence GTGCGACTGATACCCCACGACGACGAACGCGAGTTCACGTCGATGCTGCGGCGACTCCTGTCGACCACTGCGGAGTCCGCGCGATGGGCGGCGTTGGCCGACGCGGGCGTCCTCGGTCTCAGCCTCCCGGAGCGGTACGGGGGTTCGGGCGCCACCCTCGCCGATCTCGGAGCGTTCAGCGTCGAGGCCGGCCGGCACCTGTGCCCGACGATCGTGCATGGCACCATCCATGCCGGGCTGGTCGTGGAGGCACTTGGCACCGACGACCAGCGCGGCACTCTGCTACCCGAGCTCAGCAGTGGGAAGCTCAGTGCGACAACGGCGTTGTGGTCACCAGTCGATGCGGGCATCGTGGCACCGGTCCTCGAGGCGCGCCGACGAGGTGATGCCTGGACACTGCACGGGGCCGTGGACTTCGTGCTGGACGCCGAGATGGCGGACCGGGTCGTCGTATCGGGTCGCGACGCGACCTCGGGTCGCACCAGTGTGTTCGTCGTGCCAAGGGAATCCGCGGGGCTGCGCGCCGAGACGCTGACGCTGATGGGTGCGCGTGGCGCAGCGCGGCTGTGCTTCGACGGTGTCACGGTCGACGACGGCCACACCATGGCGGGCCACGGTAGCGAGGTGACCGACGAACGGTTGCAACGCCTGGCGGATACGGCGACGGTCCTGCTGTGCCTCGACCTCGTCGGCACCAGCGAGGCGGCGTTGCAGCGCACCGTCGACCACACCGTCATGCGTCGGCAATTCGGTCGGCCGATCGCCTCGTTCCAGGCCGCGCAGCATCTGGTAGCGAACATGCACATCGCCGTGGCGGCGGCGCGGCTGGCGGCATGGGCGGCGCTGTCCGCGCTCGAGGAAGGGCACCCCGCCCGGCGTCAAACCGCGGTGGCCCGCATGCACGCCGCCACCGCCGCCAAGTCCGTCACCCTCGACGCGCACCAATTGCACGGCGGCATCGGCTATGTCGTCGATACGGACCTGCACCTGTACTCCGAACGGGCGAGGGTGCTCTCGACCCTCGGCGGTGGCGCTGACATCGCGGCGAGCTGGCTGGAGGACGTGATCACGTGA
- a CDS encoding MaoC family dehydratase gives MSDEGLIDEESAARVGSVAARATGEVHRLQWQRWAASVGDHNPLWFDADYARANGYADVICPPLYLQYAVLGVASLDSLRPDGSSGAVSGGLAFPRAPRRMAGGETTIFHLPAYHRDDVEMVRVIESIVEKQGRSGRFVLVTWHTDYRNQDGDLLAEATTSMIARP, from the coding sequence GTGAGCGATGAGGGCTTGATCGACGAGGAGTCCGCCGCGCGGGTCGGGAGCGTCGCCGCGCGCGCCACCGGAGAGGTGCACCGATTGCAATGGCAGCGCTGGGCGGCATCGGTCGGGGACCACAACCCGCTCTGGTTCGATGCCGACTACGCCCGCGCCAACGGCTACGCCGACGTGATCTGCCCGCCGCTCTACCTGCAGTACGCGGTGCTTGGCGTGGCGTCGCTCGACAGCTTGCGACCGGACGGGTCCTCCGGGGCCGTGTCCGGTGGCCTGGCGTTTCCCCGGGCGCCGCGGCGGATGGCCGGCGGCGAGACCACCATCTTTCACCTCCCCGCCTACCACCGGGACGACGTGGAAATGGTGCGCGTCATCGAATCGATCGTCGAAAAGCAGGGTCGCTCAGGACGATTCGTACTGGTGACGTGGCACACCGACTATCGGAACCAGGACGGCGACCTGCTCGCCGAGGCCACGACGTCGATGATCGCCCGACCGTGA
- a CDS encoding hotdog family protein → MTTTQPYFEDVEPGDVITPLAVTVDATQMFFFSAATYNGHRIHYDKHWATSVEGYDDVLVQGPLQSALLARAVTDWIGGRGRLIRYSVQNRAVAHPGEELTFGGTVIAKRIDEGIGLIDLEIDGRRGDTLLMPGTATVALPRRDGSS, encoded by the coding sequence ATGACGACGACCCAGCCCTACTTCGAGGACGTCGAACCCGGTGACGTGATCACCCCACTCGCCGTCACCGTCGATGCGACACAGATGTTCTTCTTCAGTGCGGCCACCTACAACGGTCACCGCATCCACTACGACAAGCACTGGGCCACGTCCGTCGAAGGTTATGACGACGTGCTCGTGCAGGGACCATTGCAGTCGGCGCTGCTGGCCCGCGCCGTGACCGACTGGATCGGAGGGCGCGGACGGTTGATCCGCTACTCGGTGCAGAACCGCGCCGTGGCTCATCCCGGCGAGGAGTTGACGTTCGGGGGCACGGTGATCGCGAAGCGCATCGACGAGGGAATCGGCCTGATCGATCTCGAGATCGACGGGCGTCGCGGTGACACCTTGCTGATGCCCGGCACGGCGACGGTCGCGCTGCCCCGCCGCGACGGGTCGTCGTGA
- a CDS encoding thiolase family protein: MTAGAGLRGAAAIVGIAELPAQRKQTRPALFTLDQYAALAAMVLDDAGLDASNVNGLISHGVAESELFAPATLSEYLGMPVDFGERVDLGGATSAGMVWRAAVAVELGFCDAVLAVVPGSTTIPQSQRRPPTEPAWYGASSNRYGSPQAEYEIPYGNVGQNAPYAQIAQRYAATYGYDPAALAKIAVDQRTNACAHPDAVFHGKPITIDEVLSSPVIADPIHMLETVMRVQGGAGVLIVNAELAARSRHRPVWIRGFGEHISFKTPTYAEDLMVTPVARSSERAFDMSGLTRADVDVASIYDCYTITVLMSLEDAGFCPKGQGATWINDHDLTFRGNFPLNTAGGQLSFGQAGMAGGMHHVVDAARQVMGRSAVAQVRDCDVAFVTGTGGIMSEQVALVLEGD, encoded by the coding sequence GTGACGGCTGGGGCGGGGTTGCGCGGGGCGGCGGCCATCGTCGGGATCGCCGAACTGCCGGCGCAGCGCAAGCAGACCCGGCCCGCGCTGTTCACCCTCGACCAGTACGCCGCGCTGGCGGCGATGGTGCTCGACGACGCCGGCCTCGACGCATCGAACGTCAACGGTCTGATCTCGCACGGCGTCGCGGAGTCGGAGCTGTTCGCACCCGCAACGCTCAGCGAATACCTCGGTATGCCAGTCGATTTCGGGGAGCGGGTGGACCTGGGCGGAGCCACCTCGGCCGGCATGGTGTGGCGGGCGGCCGTGGCCGTCGAACTCGGCTTCTGCGACGCCGTGCTGGCGGTCGTACCCGGGTCGACGACGATCCCGCAGTCGCAGCGCCGACCTCCGACCGAGCCCGCGTGGTACGGGGCGTCGAGCAACAGGTACGGGTCACCGCAGGCGGAGTACGAGATTCCCTACGGGAACGTCGGTCAGAACGCGCCCTACGCCCAGATCGCCCAGCGCTACGCGGCCACCTACGGTTACGACCCCGCCGCGCTGGCGAAGATCGCCGTCGATCAACGCACCAACGCCTGCGCGCATCCGGACGCGGTGTTCCACGGCAAGCCGATCACCATCGACGAGGTGTTGAGCAGCCCGGTGATCGCCGATCCCATCCACATGCTCGAGACCGTGATGCGGGTACAGGGCGGCGCGGGCGTCCTGATCGTCAACGCCGAGCTCGCGGCCCGCTCCCGGCACCGTCCGGTCTGGATCAGGGGATTCGGCGAGCACATCTCCTTCAAGACGCCCACCTACGCCGAGGATCTGATGGTGACCCCGGTGGCGCGGTCATCGGAGCGGGCCTTCGACATGTCGGGCCTGACCCGGGCCGACGTCGACGTCGCCTCCATCTACGACTGCTACACGATCACCGTGTTGATGAGCCTCGAGGACGCCGGGTTCTGCCCCAAGGGTCAAGGGGCGACATGGATCAACGACCACGACCTCACGTTCAGGGGGAACTTCCCGCTCAACACCGCTGGCGGTCAACTGTCCTTCGGGCAGGCCGGGATGGCCGGTGGCATGCACCACGTGGTCGACGCCGCACGCCAGGTGATGGGGCGTTCGGCGGTAGCGCAGGTGCGCGACTGCGACGTCGCGTTCGTCACGGGTACCGGCGGCATCATGAGCGAGCAGGTCGCCCTCGTCCTGGAAGGCGACTGA
- a CDS encoding Zn-ribbon domain-containing OB-fold protein produces the protein MSEPLPLPEPTPVSAPYWHALTEHRIVIQYSPSLGRYVFYPRTLAPGTLADDLQWREIDGAGTLFTYTVAERPTGPPWSGRAPQLLAVVQWDVGPRVSTELVDVEPDRIRIGMRVEPVFHDVPEAGLTMLRYRPA, from the coding sequence GTGTCCGAACCGCTACCGCTGCCCGAACCCACGCCGGTGTCGGCCCCGTACTGGCACGCCCTGACCGAGCACCGCATCGTGATTCAGTACTCCCCATCGCTGGGCCGGTACGTGTTCTACCCACGGACCCTGGCGCCGGGCACCCTGGCCGACGATCTGCAGTGGCGCGAGATCGACGGGGCCGGAACGCTGTTCACTTACACCGTCGCCGAACGCCCCACCGGTCCGCCGTGGTCGGGGCGTGCGCCCCAGCTCCTCGCGGTCGTGCAGTGGGACGTTGGACCACGTGTCAGCACCGAGCTGGTCGACGTCGAACCCGACCGGATCCGAATCGGAATGCGGGTGGAGCCGGTGTTCCACGACGTCCCGGAGGCCGGGTTGACGATGTTGCGCTACCGGCCGGCCTGA
- a CDS encoding PadR family transcriptional regulator, protein MAEDQSAPQTRLRATSYAVLGLLSFGQELSGFDMKRWADWSLKFFYWAPSYSQIYGELHKLEDLGLVASRLDENKDTQRKRGEREKRVYRITAKGEQAVTAWTTEADPEPAVLKHGIMLRAWLGHTADPAKLREVVLAHRAQSERMRVLALDHAEGAAPVPEWAYPVAVLNWSAQYYADECARADTLLAELDRLAAQRKRRVRRKKPPDGQAGR, encoded by the coding sequence ATGGCCGAGGATCAGAGCGCGCCCCAGACGCGATTGCGGGCGACGAGCTACGCGGTGCTGGGCCTGCTGTCGTTCGGTCAGGAACTGTCCGGCTTCGACATGAAGCGCTGGGCCGACTGGAGTCTGAAGTTCTTCTACTGGGCCCCCTCCTACAGCCAGATCTACGGCGAGCTGCACAAACTCGAGGACCTCGGACTGGTCGCCTCGCGACTGGACGAGAACAAGGACACCCAACGCAAGCGTGGTGAGCGCGAGAAGCGGGTCTACCGGATCACGGCCAAGGGTGAGCAGGCCGTCACCGCGTGGACCACCGAGGCCGACCCCGAGCCGGCGGTGCTCAAGCACGGCATCATGCTGCGGGCATGGTTGGGTCATACCGCGGATCCGGCCAAGTTGCGTGAGGTGGTGTTGGCGCACCGCGCGCAGTCCGAACGCATGAGGGTGCTCGCGCTGGATCATGCCGAAGGTGCTGCACCCGTACCGGAGTGGGCGTATCCCGTGGCCGTGCTGAACTGGTCGGCCCAGTACTACGCCGACGAGTGTGCCCGGGCCGACACGCTGCTCGCCGAATTGGACCGACTCGCCGCCCAGCGCAAGCGCAGGGTCAGGCGCAAGAAGCCACCGGACGGTCAGGCCGGCCGGTAG
- a CDS encoding alpha/beta hydrolase → MDDGVLAMLRTLDDAFPAVERMTAAQARAAVAARRQPVRNVDDAISDDRVLDTLAGPIPVRVYQPAIGTAPRPGVVFYHGGGFVLCDIDSHDGFCRAMARHAGAVVVSVGYRLAPEHRAPAAAEDAYLAFDWVVRHAADLGIDPRRVTVAGDSAGGNLAAVASILCREYGTAMPAAQVLLYPLLDPACDTLSQRRRATGCFTTRAALQWYWEQYLGETGVPQPPHLVAPALAVTLEGLPPTVMVTATLDPLHDEGVAYARRLRSDGVPVLHRDFRGLFHGFLTMMDFPPAIAARDVLWADLRGASATPTPEAVR, encoded by the coding sequence ATGGACGACGGTGTACTCGCGATGCTGCGGACACTCGACGACGCCTTTCCGGCAGTCGAACGAATGACCGCCGCCCAGGCGCGCGCCGCGGTGGCGGCGCGGCGACAGCCGGTGCGCAACGTCGACGACGCGATATCGGACGATCGCGTGCTCGACACCCTCGCCGGCCCCATCCCGGTGCGGGTCTACCAACCGGCGATCGGTACCGCGCCGCGGCCGGGTGTCGTGTTCTATCACGGCGGTGGTTTCGTGCTGTGCGACATCGACAGCCACGACGGCTTCTGCCGCGCGATGGCGCGGCATGCCGGGGCTGTCGTCGTCTCGGTCGGCTACCGGCTGGCTCCCGAGCATCGCGCGCCTGCCGCGGCCGAGGATGCCTACCTGGCCTTCGACTGGGTCGTGCGGCACGCCGCCGACCTCGGCATCGACCCGCGCCGCGTCACCGTCGCCGGCGACAGTGCCGGCGGCAACCTCGCCGCGGTCGCGTCGATCCTGTGCCGGGAGTACGGCACGGCGATGCCCGCCGCACAGGTCCTGCTCTATCCCCTTCTCGATCCGGCGTGCGATACCCTCAGTCAACGGCGCCGGGCGACCGGATGCTTCACCACTCGCGCTGCGCTGCAATGGTATTGGGAGCAGTACCTCGGCGAGACCGGTGTTCCTCAGCCCCCGCACCTCGTCGCCCCCGCCCTGGCGGTGACGCTGGAGGGTCTGCCGCCCACGGTGATGGTCACCGCGACCCTGGACCCGCTCCACGACGAGGGGGTGGCCTACGCACGCCGACTGCGCTCCGACGGAGTCCCGGTGCTGCACCGCGACTTTCGGGGACTGTTCCACGGATTCCTCACCATGATGGACTTCCCACCGGCGATCGCCGCGCGGGACGTGCTGTGGGCAGATCTGCGCGGCGCGTCGGCGACGCCCACACCCGAGGCCGTGCGATGA
- a CDS encoding flavin-containing monooxygenase: MTAAYHDVIVVGAGFAGLYAVHRAVAAGLSVLGIDAADGVGGTWYWNRYPGARCDVESVDYSYSFDEELQQTWTWSERFASQPEILAYLEHVARRFDLTGRYLFGTWVSGAVFDEGSGTWEVYTSTGDRHRAQFLLCATGCLSAVNRPDLPGIDDFAGEVYYTAAWPQLHPDLQGRHVGLVGTGSSGIQVAPLIADAAASLTVFQRSPNYSVPVPNRPWTDDDLRRIRAEYPERRRVSAYAPAGTPHTTTVPPAADNSPAQRTDALWQRWSEGGVLFSKTFPDQLTDLAANDVARQFAEDRIRELVEDPAVADDLIPVDHPIGTKRICTDSGYYQIFNRAHVHLVNLRREPITAITAGGVHTTAGDYPCDTLVFATGFDAMTGALTRIDPVGADGVRLDEVWADGPVTFLGMMIPQLPNLFTFSGPGSPSVLANMVLHAEIQVDWVIDLLTTARSAGFTQVDVRRDAADAWTRHVAAVADGTLFVRATSSWYLGANIDGKKRAFMPFAGGFGVYRAQCDEVAENDYAGLVFTAR, translated from the coding sequence ATGACGGCCGCGTACCACGACGTGATCGTCGTCGGCGCCGGTTTCGCCGGGCTGTACGCGGTGCACCGGGCCGTGGCGGCAGGACTGTCGGTGCTCGGGATCGATGCCGCGGACGGCGTTGGCGGCACGTGGTACTGGAATCGATACCCCGGGGCGCGGTGTGACGTCGAAAGCGTCGACTACTCATACTCGTTCGACGAGGAGCTTCAGCAGACGTGGACCTGGAGCGAACGCTTTGCCAGCCAGCCGGAGATCCTCGCCTACCTCGAGCACGTGGCTCGACGATTCGACCTGACCGGCCGCTACCTCTTCGGGACCTGGGTGTCGGGGGCGGTGTTCGACGAAGGATCCGGAACGTGGGAGGTGTACACGTCGACCGGTGATCGCCATCGCGCGCAGTTCCTGCTGTGCGCCACCGGCTGCCTGTCCGCGGTCAACCGCCCCGACCTGCCCGGGATCGACGACTTCGCCGGGGAGGTGTACTACACCGCCGCGTGGCCCCAGCTGCACCCGGACCTGCAGGGCAGGCACGTCGGGCTGGTGGGCACCGGCTCCTCGGGCATCCAGGTGGCCCCCCTGATCGCCGACGCGGCCGCGTCGCTGACGGTGTTCCAACGCTCGCCGAATTACAGCGTGCCGGTGCCCAACCGCCCGTGGACGGACGACGACCTTCGACGCATCAGGGCCGAGTACCCGGAACGCCGGCGCGTGTCCGCCTACGCGCCCGCGGGCACCCCGCACACCACGACCGTGCCGCCTGCCGCGGACAACAGCCCGGCACAGCGCACAGATGCCCTGTGGCAGCGGTGGTCTGAGGGCGGTGTCCTGTTCAGCAAGACCTTTCCCGACCAATTGACCGACCTCGCGGCCAACGACGTCGCCCGGCAGTTCGCCGAGGACCGCATCCGGGAACTCGTCGAAGACCCGGCAGTCGCGGACGATCTGATCCCCGTCGACCACCCGATCGGCACCAAGCGCATCTGCACCGACTCCGGGTATTACCAGATCTTCAACCGCGCCCACGTCCACCTGGTCAACCTCCGCCGCGAACCGATCACCGCCATCACCGCCGGCGGCGTGCACACGACCGCAGGCGACTACCCCTGCGACACCCTCGTCTTCGCCACCGGATTCGACGCCATGACCGGTGCGCTGACGCGCATCGACCCGGTCGGCGCCGACGGCGTCCGGCTCGACGAGGTGTGGGCCGACGGACCGGTCACGTTCCTGGGCATGATGATTCCGCAGCTGCCCAATCTGTTCACCTTCAGCGGACCCGGGAGCCCGTCGGTACTGGCCAACATGGTGTTGCACGCCGAGATTCAAGTCGACTGGGTGATCGATCTCCTCACCACGGCGCGATCGGCGGGCTTCACTCAGGTCGACGTGCGTCGAGACGCCGCCGACGCGTGGACCCGTCACGTCGCGGCGGTGGCCGACGGCACGCTGTTCGTCCGCGCGACGTCGTCGTGGTACCTCGGGGCGAACATCGACGGCAAAAAGCGGGCCTTCATGCCCTTCGCCGGCGGGTTCGGCGTCTATCGCGCCCAGTGTGACGAGGTCGCCGAGAACGACTACGCCGGACTGGTGTTCACTGCGCGATGA
- a CDS encoding SDR family NAD(P)-dependent oxidoreductase has protein sequence MNPQRFDDKVVLITGAARGQGAAEVEMMAGLGADVIACDVLDADGEALARRLGESVRYQRLDVTEPADWDSVTTEAVSRHGRIDVLINNAGVYRRAPLSDWSARQIRDMLDVNLVGPILGMKTVSAVMPDGGSIVNVASTAGMRGFGGALPYAASKWGLRGASRSAALELAPRIRVNCVVPGAVDTPMIDAATLDLTHLALPRAAQPDEVARMVAFLASDACGYCTGAEFVVDGGATA, from the coding sequence ATGAATCCCCAACGGTTCGACGACAAGGTCGTCTTGATCACCGGCGCCGCCCGGGGCCAGGGCGCCGCCGAGGTGGAGATGATGGCCGGGTTGGGCGCCGACGTCATCGCCTGCGACGTCCTCGACGCCGACGGTGAGGCCCTCGCGCGGCGACTCGGTGAGTCGGTGCGCTACCAGCGGCTCGACGTCACCGAACCGGCCGACTGGGACTCGGTCACGACGGAAGCAGTTTCACGGCACGGTCGGATCGACGTCCTGATCAACAACGCGGGCGTCTACCGACGCGCGCCGTTGTCCGACTGGTCGGCACGGCAGATCCGAGACATGCTGGACGTCAACCTCGTTGGGCCCATCCTGGGAATGAAGACGGTGAGTGCCGTCATGCCCGACGGCGGCTCGATCGTCAACGTCGCGTCGACCGCCGGGATGCGCGGCTTCGGTGGCGCCCTGCCGTACGCCGCGTCGAAGTGGGGTCTGCGGGGTGCCAGCCGGTCGGCCGCCCTCGAGCTCGCCCCGCGCATCCGCGTCAATTGCGTCGTACCCGGTGCCGTCGACACCCCGATGATCGATGCGGCGACCCTCGACCTCACCCACCTCGCCCTGCCCCGCGCGGCCCAGCCGGACGAAGTCGCGCGCATGGTCGCGTTCCTTGCCAGCGATGCCTGCGGCTACTGCACCGGCGCGGAGTTCGTCGTCGACGGCGGCGCGACGGCATGA